Proteins co-encoded in one Anguilla anguilla isolate fAngAng1 chromosome 16, fAngAng1.pri, whole genome shotgun sequence genomic window:
- the sema4ba gene encoding sema domain, immunoglobulin domain (Ig), transmembrane domain (TM) and short cytoplasmic domain, (semaphorin) 4Ba, which translates to MRTMAVHLLPLLASAFLLAGLVRKAAADDDDDVTPRLSFAYNAKERSAKRFSADGVFNYTSLLLSKQDQTLYVGAREALFALRLSDIGRGELRKNLTWSTPEKKREECRFKGKDLQTDCFNYVKILLRLNATHLYVCGTYAFSPICAYINTSDFSLVRSGTGDVVTEDGRGRCPFNPEYKSTAIMVDGELYAGTVSNFQGNEPIIYKSLGPGPALKTENSLNWLQDPAFVGSAYLQESLPEGSAVGDDDKIYFFFSEVGKEFDFFDNTMVSRIARVCKGDLGGERVLQKKWTTFLKAQLLCSLPDDGFPFNIIQDVFVLTPSQEDWKSTVFYGVFTSQWYRGAHGSSAVCAFTMEQVERAFSGRYREVNRETQQWYTYNHPVPEPRPGACITNAARDMDIHSSLHMPDKVLNFVKDHFLMDSVIRSRPLLLKRSVRYTQIAVHRVQALGRAYDVLFVGTDDGKLHKAINTKGKMHIVEEITLFSRPQPVQHIELDAEKGLLYVSSYSGLVEVPVANCSNYGSCGECVLSRDPYCAWTGRLCQDVREAPPGSRWQQDVEEADTVAICNKTALVPLLRSMPTRWTPCKVITVPANSFSVLRCELRSNLAERKWEYSESAGRFLYASPEGGLVVVAQAEREESYECWSVEEGFRQLLANYCVRAEPRSETTTLTGRSRTPWLHHEDSIALPGETRSLQVNTKTYWNELIVVCALLGFSLVVFSLFVVYRNRDRMKSMLKESECPNMQQKKPRLAGKPVESLPLNGNTVPPSASDHKGYQTLNDNYISSSPTHESSPDLSKSFSESEKRPLNLKESRVEISPTCPRPRVRLGSEIKDSIV; encoded by the exons ATGCGAAGGAGAGGTCAGCCAAGCGGTTCTCCGCAGACGGAGTCTTTAATtacacctccctgctcctcagTAAACAGGATCAGACGCTCTACGTCGGGGCCAGGGAGGCGCTCTTCGCCCTCCGCCTCTCCGACATCGGCCGCGGCGAGCTGCGCAAGAAC TTGACGTGGAGCACTccggagaaaaagagagaggagtgcAGATTCAAAGGCAAGGACCTGCAG ACCGACTGCTTCAATTACGTCAAGATCCTGCTGCGGCTGAACGCCACCCACCTGTACGTGTGCGGGACGTACGCCTTCAGCCCCATCTGCGCCTACATC AACACCTCGGACTTCTCTCTGGTGAGGAGCGGCACCGGGGATGTGGTGACGGAGGACGGCCGAGGCCGCTGCCCCTTCAACCCCGAGTACAAGTCCACCGCCATCATGGTCG ATGGAGAGCTGTACGCCGGCACTGTCAGCAATTTCCAAGGCAACGAACCAATCATCTACAAGAGCCTGGGCCCAGGGCCCGCCCTGAAGACTGAAAACTCACTCAACTGGCTTCAAG ACCCTGCTTTCGTGGGATCGGCGTACCTCCAGGAGAGCTTGCCCGAGGGCAGTGCGGTCGGGGACGATGATAAGATTTACTTCTTCTTCAGCGAAGTGGGGAAGGAGTTTGATTTCTTCGACAACACGATGGTGTCGCGCATCGCCCGCGTGTGTAAG GGTGATCTAGGGGGTGAGAGGGTGCTGCAGAAGAAATGGACGACTTTCCTGAAAGCGCAGCTCCTGTGCTCGCTCCCGGACGACGGCTTCCCCTTCAACATCATCCAGGACGTGTTTGTGCTGACGCCCAGCCAGGAGGACTGGAAGAGCACCGTGTTCTACGGAGTCTTCACTTCTCAGTG GTATAGAGGAGCACACGGCAGCTCGGCAGTGTGTGCCTTCACCATGGAGCAGGTGGAGCGGGCGTTCAGCGGCCGCTACCGCGAGGTCAACCGCGAAACGCAGCAGTGGTACACCTACAACCACCCCGTCCCCGAACCGCGGCCCGGAGCg TGCATCACCAACGCCGCCAGGGACATGGACATCCACTCGTCTCTGCACATGCCCGATAAGGTGCTGAACTTCGTGAAGGACCACTTCCTGATGGACAGCGTCATCCGCAGCCGGCCGCTGCTGCTCAAGCGCAGCGTGCGCTACACGCAGATCGCCGTGCACCGCGTGCAGGCCCTGGGCAGGGCCTACGACGTGCTGTTCGTCGGCACGG atgacGGGAAGCTGCACAAGGCCATCAACACCAAGGGGAAGATGCACATAGTGGAGGAGATCACCCTGTTCTCCCGGCCCCAGCCCGTGCAGCACATCGAGCTGGACGCCGAGAAG GGCCTGCTCTACGTGTCCTCCTACTCCGGCCTGGTGGAGGTGCCGGTGGCCAACTGCAGCAACTACGGCAGCTGCGGGGAGTGTGTCCTCTCCAGGGACCCGTACTGCGCCTGGACCGGGCGCCTGTGCCAGGACGTCAGGGAGGCCCCGCCCGGGAG CCGCTGGCAGCAGGACGTGGAGGAGGCAGACACGGTGGCCATCTGCAATAAGACGGCGCTCGTCCCTCTCCTGAGGTCCATGCCCACAC GCTGGACTCCCTGCAAGGTTATCACCGTACCTGCCAACTCCTTCAGTGTGCTGCGGTGCGAGCTGCGCTCCAACCTGgcggagaggaagtgggagTACAGCGAGAGCGCCGGCCGCTTCCTGTACGCCAGCCCCGAGGGGGGCCTGGTGGTGGTGGCGCAGGCCGAGCGGGAGGAGTCCTACGAGTGCTGGTCCGTGGAGGAGGGCTTCCGGCAGCTCCTGGCCAACTACTGCGTGAGGGCGGAGCCTCGCTCGGAGACCACCACCCTGACGGGGCGCTCGCGGACGCCGTGGCTCCACCACGAGGACTCCATCGCGTTGCCCGGGGAGACGCGCTCGCTGCAGGTCAACACCAAGACCTACTGGAACGAGCTGATTGTGGTGTGCGCCCTGCTGGGCTTCTCGCTGGTGGTCTTCTCCCTGTTCGTGGTCTACCGGAACCGGGACCGCATGAAGTCCATGCTGAAGGAGAGCGAGTGCCCCAACATGCAGCAGAAGAAGCCGCGGCTGGCGGGGAAGCCGGTGGAGAGCCTGCCGCTCAACGGCAACACGGTGCCGCCCTCCGCCTCCGACCACAAGGGCTACCAGACGCTCAACGATAACTACATCAGCAGCAGCCCCACCCACGAGTCCTCACCCGACCTCAGCAAGAGCTTCTCCGAGTCCGAGAAGCGGCCGCTCAACCTGAAGGAGAGCCGCGTGGAGATCTCGCCCACCTGCCCCCGACCGCGGGTCCGCCTGGGCTCCGAGATCAAGGACTCCATCGTGTGA